One window of the Brevibacterium limosum genome contains the following:
- a CDS encoding ABC transporter ATP-binding protein, whose protein sequence is MRSIRPQESTVTETLDIDRRSATAAEPILEVRDLTVTFPNPKGDVRAVRGVNYEVRPGEFLGIVGESGSGKSVSSMAVMGLLPSTAQIAGSIRYRGQSLLDMDDHQMSKLRGREIAMVFQDPLSALTPVYTIGEQISEGLIIHDPSLTKEAANDRAIELLGIVGIPGAERRVKSYPHEFSGGMRQRAMIAIAIANDPDLIIADEPTTALDVTIQAQILDVLQKAREITGAAIVLITHDLGVVAGNADRIAVMYAGRLVETGGVEQVFHRPQMPYTTGLLRSVPNLATAGTQRLVPLEGKPPSLSNLAPGCPFAPRCPIAVDKCREVEPDLVEHGITGVQAACHRADEIARGDLSAKDIYPRPEPVATRVKDDAAPNILEVTGLQKHFPLLKGAVFKRQIGTVKAVDGIDLEIKAGQTLGLVGESGCGKSTTIGEVLEMVAPQKGRLIINGIDVADLNKRERLAMRRDVQVVFQDPMAAIDPRLPVGEVIAEPLTVHRVPAQERHDKVAEMLELVGLDASMAERYPHEFSGGQRQRIGIARALVTNPKLLVLDEPVSALDVSVQAGVINLLEDLRDSLGLSYLFVAHDLAVVRQISDYVAVMYLGRIVEYGESAALYSQPRHPYTRALMSAIPVPDPVVERSRERVLLSGDLPSPTDEISGCNFRTRCPLFALLPEADQQRCRTDDPRPRSVEGGLVACHHSERISELEVQS, encoded by the coding sequence GAGTCAACCGTGACTGAAACCCTCGACATCGATCGCAGATCCGCGACCGCGGCCGAACCCATCCTCGAGGTCAGAGACCTGACGGTGACCTTCCCGAACCCCAAGGGGGACGTCCGCGCCGTGCGTGGGGTCAATTACGAGGTCAGACCGGGCGAGTTCCTCGGCATCGTCGGCGAATCCGGTTCAGGCAAATCCGTGTCTTCGATGGCTGTGATGGGTCTGCTTCCCTCGACAGCTCAGATCGCGGGTTCTATCCGGTATCGCGGCCAGTCTCTGCTCGATATGGACGACCATCAGATGTCGAAGCTGCGCGGGCGTGAGATCGCCATGGTCTTCCAGGATCCGTTGTCGGCGCTTACCCCCGTCTATACGATCGGCGAACAGATCTCGGAAGGACTGATCATCCACGATCCGAGTCTGACAAAGGAAGCGGCGAACGACCGGGCGATCGAACTGCTGGGGATCGTCGGCATCCCCGGGGCGGAGCGACGGGTGAAATCTTACCCGCACGAGTTCTCCGGAGGTATGCGGCAGCGAGCCATGATCGCTATTGCCATCGCCAACGATCCGGACCTCATCATCGCCGACGAGCCGACGACCGCATTGGACGTGACGATCCAGGCTCAGATCCTCGACGTGCTGCAGAAAGCACGTGAGATCACCGGCGCCGCGATCGTCTTGATCACCCACGACCTCGGCGTCGTGGCCGGAAATGCCGATCGGATTGCAGTCATGTACGCCGGCCGCCTCGTCGAGACGGGGGGAGTGGAGCAGGTCTTCCACCGCCCGCAGATGCCGTATACAACAGGGTTGCTGCGCTCGGTGCCGAATCTGGCGACCGCGGGAACTCAACGCCTTGTTCCGCTTGAGGGCAAACCGCCCTCGCTGTCGAACCTGGCGCCGGGGTGCCCTTTCGCCCCTCGTTGCCCGATCGCTGTCGACAAGTGCCGGGAGGTCGAGCCCGACCTCGTCGAACACGGGATCACAGGAGTGCAGGCTGCCTGCCATCGTGCTGATGAGATCGCCCGGGGTGATCTGTCAGCCAAAGACATCTACCCGCGCCCCGAGCCAGTGGCGACTCGGGTGAAGGACGATGCAGCACCGAACATCCTTGAAGTCACCGGTCTGCAGAAGCACTTTCCTCTGCTCAAGGGGGCAGTCTTCAAACGCCAGATCGGCACAGTGAAAGCCGTCGACGGAATCGACCTCGAAATCAAGGCTGGCCAGACGCTCGGCCTGGTCGGCGAATCCGGCTGCGGGAAGTCGACGACGATCGGTGAAGTGCTGGAGATGGTCGCTCCGCAGAAGGGCCGACTGATCATCAACGGCATCGATGTCGCGGACCTGAACAAGCGTGAACGTCTGGCCATGCGCAGAGACGTCCAGGTCGTCTTTCAGGATCCGATGGCCGCGATCGACCCGCGCCTGCCGGTCGGCGAAGTGATCGCCGAGCCGCTGACCGTGCACAGGGTGCCGGCCCAGGAGCGCCACGACAAGGTTGCCGAGATGCTCGAACTCGTCGGTCTCGACGCCTCGATGGCCGAACGCTATCCGCATGAGTTCTCCGGCGGTCAGCGTCAGCGCATCGGCATCGCCCGAGCCCTGGTGACGAACCCGAAGCTGCTCGTCCTCGACGAACCCGTCTCTGCTCTCGATGTCTCTGTCCAAGCAGGTGTCATCAATCTGCTCGAGGATCTGCGTGACAGTCTTGGGCTGTCTTACCTCTTCGTTGCTCACGACCTCGCAGTCGTGCGGCAGATTTCGGACTACGTCGCCGTGATGTACCTCGGTCGGATCGTCGAGTACGGCGAATCCGCTGCGCTCTACAGTCAGCCCCGACACCCGTATACGCGAGCGCTGATGTCAGCGATTCCGGTTCCGGACCCGGTCGTCGAACGCTCCAGAGAGCGCGTGCTGCTGTCCGGAGATCTGCCCAGCCCGACGGATGAGATCTCCGGATGCAACTTCCGCACCCGATGCCCGCTCTTCGCTCTCCTGCCCGAGGCCGACCAGCAGCGGTGCAGAACCGACGACCCTCGGCCGCGTTCGGTGGAAGGCGGCCTCGTCGCCTGCCACCACTCAGAGCGGATCTCGGAACTCGAAGTTCAGAGCTGA
- a CDS encoding ABC transporter family substrate-binding protein — MRMRNKATMIVAATAALGLALSGCQQANKDSGGVDSGKADKEISGLPSSDYQKAGYDEVKDGGTLTYPMTEIPASLNYYHADGAHVDNNNLYGTSLGGPVKIKEDGTWEVDKNYAESVEIASEDPLVIDVKLNKDAVWEDGTPIDVDDYKAFWKTQNGENKEFEVASTKGYEDIEKIESGKDKHEVKVTFKTPNIDWPNYIAAPVPNEIAEDADTFNKDYTKKVLPSNGPFKADKVDTKSGVIIMVRNDKWWGQEPKLDKVIFKVVSQAQQAQAYANKEIDLVDVGTDGDSYKTAGKREDGEIYKSQGMQWTHVTMNAEKGALKEQEVRDAIGHAINREAIAQAAIGPVEAPVTLVNNVTFMPGQEGYQDNTDGSLDFDQDAAKKILDDAGWTEGDGGVREKDGEKLQFKIVVPADTASNAQRAEQIMKDLNEVGFKIEIETVPVAAYFADHVLNGNFDMATFTWEGTAFPISSGSNLFYPADSEQNHSKISSDAIGEKFKAATKTLDPAEAKKLANEGDAEVLKLKPLIPFYPTPYVWGVRDDVLNLGPRQLETPDWTEIGFKK; from the coding sequence ATGAGAATGAGGAACAAGGCGACAATGATCGTCGCCGCGACTGCTGCGCTGGGCTTGGCACTGTCCGGTTGCCAGCAGGCGAACAAGGACTCCGGCGGAGTCGACAGCGGCAAGGCGGACAAGGAGATCTCCGGTCTGCCCAGTTCTGACTACCAGAAGGCCGGATACGACGAGGTCAAGGACGGCGGCACTCTGACCTATCCGATGACCGAGATCCCCGCAAGCCTCAACTACTACCACGCCGACGGGGCACACGTGGACAACAACAATCTCTACGGAACCTCGCTGGGCGGACCGGTCAAGATCAAAGAGGACGGCACCTGGGAGGTCGACAAGAACTATGCCGAGAGCGTCGAGATCGCCAGCGAGGATCCTCTCGTCATCGACGTGAAACTCAACAAGGACGCCGTCTGGGAAGACGGCACGCCGATCGACGTCGACGACTACAAAGCGTTCTGGAAGACGCAGAACGGTGAGAACAAAGAGTTCGAGGTCGCTTCGACCAAGGGGTATGAGGACATCGAGAAGATCGAGTCCGGCAAGGACAAGCACGAGGTCAAGGTCACCTTCAAGACTCCGAACATCGACTGGCCGAACTACATCGCCGCACCCGTGCCGAATGAGATCGCCGAGGACGCCGACACCTTCAACAAGGACTACACGAAGAAGGTCCTGCCCTCGAACGGCCCGTTCAAGGCTGACAAGGTCGACACGAAGTCCGGCGTCATCATCATGGTCAGGAACGACAAATGGTGGGGCCAGGAACCCAAGCTCGACAAGGTGATCTTCAAGGTCGTCTCCCAGGCTCAGCAGGCCCAGGCCTATGCGAACAAGGAGATCGACCTCGTCGATGTCGGCACCGATGGCGACTCCTACAAGACCGCCGGCAAGCGCGAAGACGGTGAGATCTATAAGTCTCAGGGCATGCAGTGGACTCATGTGACGATGAACGCAGAGAAGGGTGCGCTCAAGGAGCAGGAGGTCCGTGACGCGATCGGACACGCGATCAACCGTGAAGCCATTGCGCAGGCGGCCATCGGACCGGTCGAAGCGCCCGTGACCCTGGTCAACAACGTCACCTTCATGCCCGGACAGGAAGGCTACCAGGACAACACCGACGGCAGCCTCGACTTCGACCAGGATGCTGCGAAGAAGATCCTCGACGACGCCGGCTGGACCGAAGGCGACGGGGGAGTGCGTGAGAAGGACGGTGAGAAGCTGCAGTTCAAGATCGTCGTTCCCGCCGACACCGCGTCGAACGCGCAGCGTGCCGAACAGATCATGAAGGACCTCAACGAGGTCGGCTTCAAGATTGAAATCGAGACTGTGCCTGTGGCCGCGTACTTCGCTGATCACGTGCTCAACGGCAACTTCGACATGGCGACCTTCACCTGGGAGGGAACGGCATTCCCGATCTCCTCGGGTTCGAACCTGTTCTACCCGGCGGATTCGGAGCAGAACCACTCGAAGATCTCCAGTGACGCGATAGGTGAGAAGTTCAAGGCCGCAACGAAGACGCTCGATCCGGCAGAGGCCAAGAAACTGGCGAACGAAGGCGATGCCGAGGTGCTCAAACTCAAACCGCTCATCCCCTTCTACCCGACACCGTACGTATGGGGCGTCAGGGATGACGTCCTCAACCTCGGCCCGCGTCAGCTCGAAACGCCTGACTGGACAGAGATCGGCTTCAAGAAGTGA